One part of the Neisseria zalophi genome encodes these proteins:
- a CDS encoding type I secretion system permease/ATPase: MKSIIEHIALATRLLGVPVSEAALSAEVVRDKKLNVNFHSLSEVLKSHGFENTLSKRSLQDIPSLAVPVVVILHNEEAAVVTKIEGSGLERKYHVRQADGLSQVLDHEQLMILYLGYCWFIKPKMVSDMRSELPEYHLPKSWFWKVIWRFRSYYYQVILATFIINFLALVSSLYVMNVYDRVIPNQAYETLWVLSIGVILAISFEFAAKLIRGHLTDIAGKKADLIISSALFRRVMALRLADRPASAGSYANNLREFESVREFMTSASLLTLVDLPFLLLFITVIAIVGGKLALVPLTIIPIVAIVGLLVQRPLSRHINESMKESSQRSGLAVEAIEGIETLKTNNATSWAQQRWDEYTAKTSASSIKVKDTSNFMVNFATGMQQLNTVFLVLLGTYLIHADNPAERITMGALIASVILSGRALAPLAQIAGLATRFQQAKLALEGVNNIVERPIERSPERQYITLDHVQGNITFENVSFKYQEEGNAAVTDLRLNIRPGEKIGILGRIGSGKSTMLKLASGLYDTAKGSVMLDGVDMRQIDPNFLRNQVVLLSQSPRLFLGTLRENMDLARTDGYSTDQDLLVALRRFGLDRIIRSHPRGLDMPLGEDGLGLSGGQKQIIALARMTLRDPKVVLLDEPTTGLDQATERMALNSVAEWAKDRTMVVVTHRPQVLQIVNRIIVMDNGKVVMDGPRDLVLQKLMQSEKKDSPQLETAA; this comes from the coding sequence ATGAAATCTATTATAGAACACATTGCGTTAGCAACCCGCCTACTTGGCGTGCCTGTTTCTGAGGCGGCGCTTTCTGCTGAAGTTGTACGGGATAAAAAGCTAAACGTTAATTTTCATTCACTATCCGAAGTTTTGAAAAGCCATGGTTTTGAAAATACGCTTTCGAAACGTAGCTTGCAGGATATTCCTTCATTAGCTGTTCCTGTTGTGGTGATATTGCATAATGAAGAAGCTGCTGTAGTGACTAAAATAGAAGGCAGTGGTTTAGAGAGAAAATATCATGTACGTCAAGCTGATGGCCTGTCTCAAGTATTGGATCATGAACAATTAATGATTTTGTACTTGGGTTATTGTTGGTTTATTAAACCGAAAATGGTTTCAGATATGCGTTCAGAGTTGCCTGAATACCATTTGCCGAAATCATGGTTTTGGAAAGTTATCTGGCGTTTTAGAAGTTATTATTATCAAGTTATCTTAGCTACCTTTATTATCAACTTCTTGGCATTGGTTAGTTCATTATATGTCATGAATGTTTATGACAGAGTTATCCCTAATCAGGCTTATGAAACTTTGTGGGTGTTGAGTATCGGCGTGATATTAGCCATTTCTTTTGAATTTGCTGCTAAATTGATTCGTGGTCATTTAACTGATATTGCAGGTAAAAAAGCCGATTTGATTATTAGCTCTGCCTTGTTTCGTCGTGTGATGGCATTGCGTTTGGCTGATCGTCCTGCATCTGCCGGTTCGTATGCTAATAATTTACGTGAATTCGAATCGGTGCGCGAGTTTATGACGAGCGCAAGTTTATTAACGTTGGTTGATTTACCTTTCCTATTATTATTTATTACCGTTATTGCTATTGTTGGTGGAAAGTTGGCATTGGTTCCATTAACGATTATTCCCATTGTCGCCATCGTCGGATTATTGGTTCAACGCCCTTTATCACGGCATATTAATGAGTCAATGAAAGAGTCTTCCCAACGTTCCGGTTTGGCAGTAGAGGCGATTGAAGGGATTGAAACGTTAAAAACCAATAATGCGACTTCTTGGGCACAACAACGTTGGGATGAATATACTGCTAAAACTTCTGCATCTTCTATTAAAGTGAAAGATACCAGTAACTTTATGGTGAATTTCGCAACAGGTATGCAACAGCTTAATACGGTATTTTTGGTTTTGTTGGGCACTTATTTAATTCATGCAGACAATCCTGCAGAACGTATTACTATGGGTGCGCTGATTGCATCGGTCATTCTATCAGGTAGGGCATTAGCACCGTTGGCTCAGATAGCTGGGTTGGCAACGCGCTTTCAACAAGCCAAATTGGCTTTGGAAGGTGTCAATAATATTGTGGAACGACCCATCGAAAGAAGCCCTGAACGTCAATATATTACGTTAGATCATGTTCAAGGCAATATTACCTTTGAAAATGTATCTTTCAAATATCAAGAAGAGGGTAATGCTGCTGTTACCGATTTACGTTTGAATATTCGACCCGGGGAAAAAATAGGTATTTTAGGACGTATCGGCAGTGGTAAAAGCACCATGTTGAAACTGGCTAGCGGTTTATATGATACCGCCAAAGGCAGCGTGATGTTGGATGGCGTCGATATGAGACAGATTGATCCGAATTTCCTGCGTAATCAAGTTGTATTGTTAAGCCAGTCACCACGTTTATTTTTGGGAACGCTGCGTGAAAATATGGATTTGGCGCGTACTGATGGTTATTCTACCGATCAGGATTTATTGGTAGCCTTAAGACGTTTCGGGCTTGACCGTATTATCCGCAGCCATCCGCGTGGTTTGGATATGCCCTTAGGGGAAGATGGTTTGGGATTGTCCGGCGGACAAAAACAGATTATCGCATTGGCTCGTATGACCTTAAGAGATCCGAAAGTTGTCTTGTTGGATGAGCCGACTACAGGGTTAGATCAGGCAACTGAACGTATGGCATTAAATTCTGTAGCAGAATGGGCGAAAG
- a CDS encoding TolC family protein, with amino-acid sequence MLFSLNIHPVHAQSLKEILRQSLVNDPVLREAKATENAAKSTTKATRAGHYPVLALTGTQFLSQSHKYDSNDRDNGFGVRGSLNVYSWGGINAAIRRDKNKEIYYGHKYFETQEQLGGDIGKLYLTALRAKESIEVSRESFERHNNLLKDLTVIVKYDGGRRSELIEARSRQLQVATAMAQFQRTMELALSRLSKYTGKPVSPKDLEDPFPSDSSISLIEKYKLQNKGLNPSYLAQKAERESVKAELDVTKAARLPAINLEGVATKDTKELYLNLSWNVLDMASRHNVEKNAQALIAADSKSEQILREVEEKARTAEIDMARSKQRIEITAQHIAAQKEVVKNYELQFKIARRTLTDVLGSYNELAGIEQENINARNDFRDAALEYLVSQSQIANWAGVNH; translated from the coding sequence ATGTTGTTTTCTTTAAATATACATCCTGTTCATGCTCAAAGTCTAAAAGAAATTCTGAGGCAGTCTTTGGTTAATGATCCTGTTTTAAGGGAAGCAAAAGCAACGGAAAATGCTGCTAAAAGTACAACTAAAGCGACACGTGCCGGACATTACCCTGTTTTAGCGTTAACGGGTACACAGTTTCTTTCTCAAAGTCATAAGTATGACAGTAATGATAGAGATAATGGTTTTGGGGTTCGAGGAAGTTTAAATGTTTATTCTTGGGGCGGCATTAATGCGGCTATTAGAAGGGATAAAAATAAAGAAATATATTATGGTCACAAATATTTTGAAACGCAAGAGCAGTTGGGCGGTGATATTGGTAAGCTGTATTTAACTGCGTTACGTGCGAAAGAATCCATAGAAGTTAGTCGGGAAAGTTTTGAAAGACATAATAACCTATTGAAAGACTTAACTGTTATTGTTAAATATGATGGCGGTCGCCGCTCAGAGCTAATTGAGGCGCGATCCCGTCAATTACAAGTTGCAACTGCTATGGCACAGTTTCAAAGAACAATGGAACTGGCGCTCAGCCGCTTATCAAAATATACAGGTAAGCCTGTATCCCCCAAAGATTTAGAAGACCCTTTCCCCTCTGATTCATCTATATCATTAATTGAAAAGTATAAATTACAAAACAAAGGGCTAAATCCTTCTTATTTAGCACAAAAAGCGGAAAGAGAAAGTGTTAAAGCTGAGCTTGATGTAACAAAAGCGGCAAGGTTACCTGCTATTAATTTGGAGGGTGTTGCAACCAAGGATACTAAAGAGCTTTATTTAAATCTTTCCTGGAATGTATTAGATATGGCTTCGCGGCATAATGTGGAAAAAAATGCCCAAGCTTTAATTGCAGCTGATTCTAAATCCGAACAGATTTTGCGTGAGGTCGAAGAGAAAGCACGTACAGCTGAAATAGATATGGCTCGTAGTAAACAACGTATAGAGATTACGGCTCAACATATTGCAGCACAAAAAGAAGTCGTTAAAAACTATGAGCTACAATTCAAAATAGCCAGACGTACATTAACCGATGTATTAGGTTCATACAATGAATTGGCGGGAATAGAGCAAGAAAATATTAATGCTCGTAATGACTTTAGAGATGCTGCTTTGGAATATTTAGTTTCACAATCGCAAATTGCCAATTGGGCAGGTGTGAATCATTAA
- a CDS encoding 50S ribosomal protein L25/general stress protein Ctc, translating to MSYEIQATSRDAQGTGASRRLRREGQIPAVLYGEGQEPTTIAVDHKTMYYALEKESFHTALIKLTLNGKTQDVIVRDFQMHPYRQQVQHIDFQVVDANKPLRIKVPLHIVNAETSQAVKLQGGRVSLLNTTVEVVALPKDIPAALQLDCGNVVAGDILHLSDIKFPEGVQSVALKRQSDLAVATVTGKKR from the coding sequence ATGTCATACGAAATTCAAGCTACTTCCCGTGATGCACAGGGCACTGGTGCGAGCCGCCGCCTGCGTCGGGAAGGACAAATTCCGGCAGTATTGTATGGTGAAGGCCAAGAGCCCACTACAATTGCTGTTGATCACAAAACCATGTATTACGCATTGGAAAAAGAATCTTTCCACACTGCATTGATTAAACTGACTTTAAATGGCAAAACACAAGATGTGATTGTACGCGATTTTCAAATGCATCCATACCGCCAACAAGTTCAGCATATTGATTTTCAAGTAGTTGATGCCAATAAACCATTGCGCATTAAAGTGCCTCTTCATATTGTTAATGCAGAGACTTCACAAGCTGTTAAATTACAAGGCGGTCGAGTTTCTTTGTTGAATACAACAGTTGAGGTTGTTGCATTGCCTAAAGATATTCCTGCAGCTTTGCAGTTGGATTGTGGTAATGTTGTAGCCGGCGATATTTTGCATTTGTCTGATATCAAATTCCCAGAAGGTGTGCAAAGTGTTGCTTTGAAACGTCAATCAGATTTGGCCGTTGCTACTGTTACCGGCAAAAAACGTTAA
- a CDS encoding ribose-phosphate pyrophosphokinase, which yields MAAYDSLMVFTGNANPDLAEKVVKHLDISLGNASVSKFSDGEVAIELLENVRGRDVFILQPTCAPTNDNLMEILTMADALKRASAGRITAAIPYFGYARQDRRPRSVRVPISAKLVANMLYSAGIDRVLTVDLHADQIQGFFDIPVDNIYATPILINDIQRQRHENLTVVSPDIGGVVRARAVAKMLNSDLAIIDKRRPKANVAEVMNIIGDIQDRTCLIVDDMIDTANTLCKAASALKERGASRVLAYATHPVFSGEAVSRIASSDIDQIVVTDTIPLSEAAQNCERIRQVTIAGLLAETVRRISNEESVSYLFNEDVLTTGSVFLP from the coding sequence CTTTAGGCAATGCCTCTGTAAGCAAGTTTTCAGATGGAGAGGTCGCCATAGAGCTTTTGGAAAATGTACGCGGGCGTGATGTGTTTATTTTGCAACCGACTTGCGCGCCGACAAATGATAATTTGATGGAAATTCTCACGATGGCTGACGCACTCAAGCGTGCATCAGCAGGTCGTATTACTGCGGCAATTCCATATTTTGGATATGCCCGTCAGGATCGCCGCCCACGTTCGGTGCGGGTTCCGATTTCTGCTAAATTGGTTGCTAATATGTTGTATTCGGCAGGTATCGACCGCGTTTTAACTGTTGATTTGCATGCCGACCAAATTCAAGGTTTTTTTGACATCCCTGTTGATAATATTTATGCAACACCGATTTTAATTAACGATATTCAGCGCCAGCGCCATGAAAATCTAACTGTAGTCAGCCCCGATATCGGTGGTGTGGTGCGTGCTCGTGCAGTTGCTAAAATGCTAAATTCAGATTTAGCTATTATCGATAAGCGCCGGCCTAAGGCCAATGTTGCAGAAGTGATGAATATTATTGGTGATATTCAAGATCGTACTTGTCTTATTGTTGATGATATGATCGATACGGCTAATACTTTGTGCAAAGCTGCATCAGCTTTGAAAGAGCGGGGTGCTTCACGCGTTTTGGCTTATGCCACTCATCCGGTATTTTCCGGTGAGGCTGTTTCACGTATTGCTTCTTCTGATATTGATCAGATTGTGGTTACCGATACAATACCACTATCTGAAGCTGCTCAGAATTGTGAACGTATCCGTCAGGTTACTATTGCAGGATTGTTGGCTGAAACTGTACGTCGTATCAGCAATGAAGAATCTGTCTCATATCTTTTCAATGAAGATGTGTTGACAACAGGCAGTGTTTTTCTGCCTTAA